The following proteins come from a genomic window of Lycium ferocissimum isolate CSIRO_LF1 chromosome 4, AGI_CSIRO_Lferr_CH_V1, whole genome shotgun sequence:
- the LOC132054568 gene encoding uncharacterized protein LOC132054568: MDQNLPVIAKSFWKIVRVAFFMLRKGLSKRKLMFDLNLFLKRGKIASKAAFQNLMFHGHNTQGHNNTLGHQYCPSSSKEYYKFSCSNSPTFHLPFNLNKRNKHNHHAPDIERDDVLMMNSAFLKALEILQSETASPALPGFSRTPTVRQLRVTDSPFPLRDVEGDISHVDEKADEFISRFYRDLRREASAFS; encoded by the coding sequence ATGGATCAAAATTTGCCAGTCATAGCAAAAAGTTTCTGGAAAATAGTCCGAGTGGCTTTCTTCATGCTGAGAAAAGGGTTATCAAAGAGAAAACTAATGTTTGATCTCAACTTATTTCTGAAACGTGGCAAAATTGCTAGCAAAGCCGCCTTTCAAAATCTCATGTTCCACGGCCATAATACCCAAGGCCATAATAATACACTGGGCCACCAATATTGTCCTTCATCTTCCAAAGAGTACTATAAGTTTAGCTGTAGTAACAGTCCTACTTTCCACCTTCCCTTCAATCTCAACAAACGCAATAAGCATAATCACCATGCACCTGACATTGAACGCGACGATGTTTTAATGATGAACTCTGCCTTTTTGAAGGCATTGGAAATACTTCAGAGTGAAACGGCGTCACCTGCATTGCCTGGATTCAGTAGGACTCCAACAGTGAGGCAATTAAGGGTCACTGACTCTCCTTTTCCTCTAAGAGATGTTGAGGGTGACATTAGTCACGTAGATGAGAAAGCTGATGAATTCATTTCTCGCTTCTACAGAGATTTGAGAAGAGAGGCCTCtgctttttcttaa
- the LOC132054567 gene encoding uncharacterized protein LOC132054567 — MDQNLPTIAKKFWKIVRVAFFMLRKGLSKRKLMFDLNLFMKRGKIAGKAAFQNLMFHGHYTQGHNNTLGHQYCPSSSKEYYEFSCSNSPAFHLNKRNKHTQHARVIEDDDILMMNSAVLKALEMLQSETSSPALPGFGRTPTVRQLRVTDSPFPLRDVEGDISHVDEKADEFISRFYRDLRREAYAFA; from the coding sequence ATGGATCAAAATTTGCCAACTATAGCCAAAAAGTTCTGGAAAATAGTCCGAGTGGCTTTCTTCATGCTGAGAAAAGGGTTATCAAAGAGAAAACTAATGTTTGATCTCAACTTATTTATGAAACGTGGCAAAATTGCTGGCAAAGCCGCCTTTCAAAATCTCATGTTCCACGGCCATTATACTCAAGGCCATAATAATACACTGGGCCACCAATATTGTCCTTCATCTTCCAAAGAGTACTATGAGTTTAGCTGTAGTAACAGCCCAGCTTTCCACCTCAACAAACGTAATAAGCATACTCAACATGCTCGTGTCATTGAGGACGACGACATTTTAATGATGAACTCTGCTGTTTTGAAGGCATTGGAAATGCTTCAGAGTGAAACATCTTCACCTGCATTGCCTGGATTTGGGAGAACTCCAACAGTGAGGCAATTAAGGGTCACTGACTCTCCTTTTCCTCTAAGAGATGTTGAGGGTGACATTAGTCACGTAGATGAGAAAGCTGATGAATTCATTTCAAGGTTCTACAGAGATTTGAGAAGAGAGGCCTATGCTTTTGCTTAA
- the LOC132054566 gene encoding uncharacterized protein LOC132054566, with protein MDQNLPIIAKKFWKIVRVAYFMLRKGLSKRKLMFDLNIFMKRGKIASKAAIQNLMFQGHYTQGHQSSSKEYYEFSCSNSPAFHLPFNFNKRNKHTHHAPAIEHDDVVMMNSAVLKALEMLQSETASPALPGFGRTPTVRQLRVIDSPFPLRDADCDISHVDEKADEFISRFYRDLRREASAFA; from the coding sequence ATGGATCAAAATTTGCCAATCATAGCAAAAAAGTTCTGGAAAATAGTCCGAGTGGCTTACTTCATGTTGAGAAAAGGGCTATCAAAAAGAAAACTAATGTTTGATCTCAACATATTTATGAAACGTGGCAAAATTGCTAGCAAAGCCGCCATTCAAAATCTCATGTTCCAGGGCCATTATACCCAAGGCCACCAATCATCTTCCAAAGAGTACTATGAGTTCAGCTGCAGTAACAGCCCTGCTTTCCACCTCCCTTTCAACTTCAACAAACGCAATAAGCATACTCACCATGCACCTGCCATTGAACACGACGACGTTGTAATGATGAACTCTGCCGTATTGAAGGCATTGGAAATGCTTCAGAGCGAAACAGCGTCACCTGCTTTGCCTGGATTCGGGAGAACTCCAACAGTGAGGCAATTAAGGGTAATTGACTCGCCTTTTCCTCTAAGAGATGCTGACTGTGACATTAGCCACGTAGATGAGAAAGCTGATGAATTCATTTCTCGCTTCTACAGAGATTTAAGAAGAGAAGCCTCTGCTTTTGCTTAA
- the LOC132054565 gene encoding uncharacterized protein LOC132054565, protein MDQNLPTITKKFWKTVRVAYFMLRKGLSKRKLMFDLNLFLKRGKIASKAAIQNLMFHGHYTQGHQSSSKEYYEFSCSNSPAFHLPFNLNKRNKHTHHASVIEDDDVIMMNSAVLKALEMLQSETASPALPGIGRTPTVRQLRVTDSPFPLRDADGDISHVDEKADEFISRFYRDLRRSEASAIA, encoded by the coding sequence ATGGATCAAAATTTGCCAACTATTACAAAAAAGTTCTGGAAGACAGTCCGCGTGGCTTACTTCATGTTGAGAAAAGGGCTATCAAAGAGAAAACTAATGTTTGATCTCAACTTATTTCTGAAACGTGGCAAAATTGCAAGCAAAGCCGCCATTCAAAATCTCATGTTCCACGGCCATTATACCCAAGGCCACCAATCATCTTCCAAAGAGTACTATGAGTTCAGCTGCAGTAACAGCCCTGCTTTCCACCTTCCCTTCAACCTCAACAAACGCAATAAGCATACTCACCATGCATCTGTCATTGAAGACGACGACGTTATAATGATGAACAGTGCCGTTTTGAAAGCATTGGAAATGCTTCAGAGTGAAACAGCATCACCTGCTTTGCCTGGAATTGGGAGAACTCCAACAGTGAGGCAATTAAGGGTAACTGACTCGCCTTTTCCTCTAAGAGATGCTGACGGTGACATTAGCCACGTAGACGAGAAAGCTGATGAATTCATTTCAAGATTCTACAGAGATTTGAGAAGATCAGAGGCTTCTGCTATTGCTTGA
- the LOC132054564 gene encoding F-box/LRR-repeat protein At3g26922-like gives MEGTDQISKLPEPILDHILSFLYIKEAAKTSTLSKVWNSAWTSLSCLDFGDNYLHKSKNIVDQILANRLNQKIFIKRFRVNLPNYRSKAVDDWIKVLVTCNIKELFLDVGVYTYNKFPEAIFAAKSLNVLSLRGFKLELPSNGVKFYSLRELHLDDSFLDEQLLQALCAICRDLEVLSFKRFHGLISLQVAGTLSKLRKVKLQFCPPKFKNVDIVAPNVKDLYISSFGLDLHVIEITACKSIKHLKLTAVAVSDQWLEELLPNLLSLEVLYLDHCLSLKIVKISSYRLKLLKVYACYNLVAVDLDDAPSLLRFSFDVHHGKKRLLGYFDTLPIFKLKASQLLEAKIKLIPDPEALDTHWYSKLTESLGNFNNSRAITLSCDYDEMIVIPKDMRENLLPPLYGTKCVHIKIMDRMNYSVKDVVDSLLWISPQLDTLSVDQGRRLNSLIKFTYRDVANEDEKPCCASLPWKCWRHELKKVKLQNFTRTELEKLRNYFLTNTDTLDIIEDPPECSSALHF, from the exons ATGGAAGGGACAGATCAAATTTCCAAGCTGCCAGAGCCAATTTTGGATCACATTCTGTCTTTCCTTTATATTAAAGAGGCTGCTAAAACTAGTACATTGTCTAAGGTTTGGAATAGTGCTTGGACTTCCCTCTCCTGCTTAGATTTTGGTGATAATTATTTACATAAGTCAAAAAACATTGTGGATCAAATTCTTGCAAATCGGCTAAACCAAAAGATCTTTATCAAAAGGTTCAGGGTAAATTTACCAAATTATCGGTCCAAGGCTGTGGACGATTGGATTAAAGTACTGGTAACCTGTAATATCAAAGAGTTGTTTTTAGATGTTGGCGTATACACTTACAACAAGTTTCCTGAAGCAATCTTTGCTGCCAAATCTCTAAATGTGCTTAGTTTACGCGGATTTAAGCTCGAACTACCCTCTAATGGTGTAAAGTTTTATTCTCTGCGAGAGTTACACCTTGATGACTCATTTTTGGACGAACAATTACTTCAAGCTCTATGCGCGATTTGTAGGGATTTAGAAGTTTTGTCTTTCAAAAGATTTCATGGACTAATCAGTTTACAAGTTGCAGGAACTTTATCTAAACTGAGGAAGGTAAAGTTGCAATTTTGTCCTCCTAAATTCAAGAACGTTGATATTGTAGCACCTAATGTTAAAGATCTTTACATTAGCTCCTTTGGTCTGGACCTACATGTAATTGAGATAACTGCTTGCAAATCCATAAAGCATTTGAAGCTCACCGCTGTGGCTGTCAGTGACCAATGGTTAGAGGAACTTCTCCCAAATCTACTGAGCCTTGAAGTCCTTTACTTAGATCATTGTTTGTCCTTGAAGATTGTGAAGATTTCAAGCTACCGGCTTAAGCTTCTGAAAGTATATGCATGCTATAATTTGGTTGCGGTTGATTTGGATGATGCTCCTAGCTTATTGAGATTCTCCTTTGATGTTCATCATGGGAAAAAGAGACTCTTGGGCTATTTTGATACCTTGCCTATATTCAAACTGAAAGCTTCGCAATTGCTGGAAGCTAAGATCAAATTGATCCCAGATCCTGAAGCCCTTGACACTCATTGGTACTCTAAGCTCACAGAGTCTCTTGGTAACTTTAATAATTCCAGGGCTATTACACTAAGCTGCGACTATGACGAG ATGATAGTTATACCAAAAGACATGAGAGAAAACTTGCTTCCTCCACTTTATGGCACTAAGTGTGTGCACATAAAAATTATGGACCGGATGAATTATTCAGTTAAGGACGTAGTTGATAGTTTGCTTTGGATTTCTCCTCAATTGGACACCCTATCTGTTGACCAGGGTCGAAGGTTAAATAGCCTGATCAAG TTTACATACAGAGATGTAGCTAACGAAGACGAAAAACCTTGTTGTGCATCTCTACCTTGGAAATGTTGGAGGCATGagttaaaaaaagttaaattgcAAAACTTTACACGTACGGAGCTAGAGAAGTTGAGAAACTATTTTCTCACTAATACAGATACTTTGGACATAATCGAAGATCCACCAGAATGCAGCTCTGCTCTTCACTTCTAG